In the Candidatus Methylomirabilota bacterium genome, one interval contains:
- a CDS encoding Nramp family divalent metal transporter, protein MGRPVMLTTPETDRHSHNPLMRYFKLLGPGLVTGASDDDPSGITTYSVAGASLGYGMLWTAVATFPLMAGVQLICARIGLVTGRGLAGAVRRHYPRPFLYAACLLLLVANVFNIAADLAGMADAAQMLTGVRAFAWVPIFGVSILIITVYASYAAFAQGLKWLTAVLFAYVSAALLARPDWSEALVATLVPSLRWDAVSVATLVGVLGTTISPYLFFWQASQEVEEEKARGRRTSAQRRGATSHELADARLDVNTGMLFSNVVMYFIILATAATLNREGITEIETAREAAEALRPLAGDAAYVLFALGLIGTGLLAVPILAGSASFAIAEVFGWRSGLDLSPRRGRRFYLVFAGAILCGMLLDLGRTDPIRMLFLSAVLNGLLAPPLLLLIMLVSNNRNIMGEHTNGLWLNIFGWAATAAMTAAAVAFFLTSL, encoded by the coding sequence ATGGGGCGGCCCGTCATGCTCACGACGCCCGAGACCGACCGTCACAGCCACAACCCGCTCATGCGTTACTTCAAGCTCCTCGGACCCGGGCTCGTCACGGGCGCGTCCGACGACGATCCGAGCGGGATCACGACGTACTCGGTCGCGGGCGCCTCGCTCGGCTACGGGATGCTCTGGACCGCGGTGGCGACCTTCCCGCTGATGGCGGGCGTCCAGCTCATCTGCGCGCGGATCGGCCTCGTCACGGGGCGGGGCCTGGCGGGCGCGGTGCGCCGCCACTACCCGCGCCCCTTCCTCTACGCGGCCTGCCTGCTGCTCCTCGTCGCGAACGTCTTCAACATCGCCGCCGACCTCGCCGGCATGGCCGACGCGGCGCAGATGCTGACCGGGGTCCGGGCGTTCGCGTGGGTGCCGATCTTCGGCGTGTCGATTCTGATCATCACGGTGTACGCGAGCTATGCGGCCTTCGCGCAGGGCCTCAAGTGGCTCACCGCCGTGCTCTTCGCCTACGTCTCCGCGGCGCTCCTCGCGCGGCCCGACTGGTCGGAGGCGCTCGTCGCGACGCTCGTGCCGTCGCTCCGCTGGGACGCCGTGTCCGTCGCGACGCTCGTGGGGGTCCTCGGCACGACGATCTCGCCCTACCTCTTCTTCTGGCAGGCGTCGCAGGAGGTCGAGGAGGAGAAGGCGCGGGGCCGGCGGACCTCCGCCCAGCGCCGGGGCGCGACGTCCCACGAGCTCGCCGACGCGCGGCTCGACGTCAACACCGGGATGCTCTTCTCGAACGTCGTCATGTACTTCATCATCCTGGCGACCGCGGCGACCCTCAACCGCGAGGGGATCACCGAGATCGAGACCGCACGCGAGGCGGCCGAGGCGCTGCGGCCGCTCGCGGGCGACGCCGCGTACGTGCTCTTCGCGCTCGGGCTGATCGGCACGGGGCTGCTCGCGGTGCCGATCCTGGCGGGCTCGGCCTCGTTCGCGATCGCCGAGGTCTTCGGCTGGCGCTCGGGCCTCGACCTCTCGCCCCGGCGCGGCCGGCGCTTCTACCTGGTCTTCGCGGGCGCCATCCTGTGCGGAATGCTCCTCGACCTCGGCCGGACCGACCCGATCCGCATGCTCTTCCTCTCCGCGGTCCTGAACGGCCTCCTCGCGCCGCCGCTCCTCCTGCTCATCATGCTCGTCAGCAACAACCGAAACATCATGGGTGAGCACACCAACGGACTCTGGCTCAACATCTTCGGCTGGGCGGCGACGGCCGCGATGACGGCGGCCGCGGTCGCCTTCTTCCTGACCTCTCTGTGA